The proteins below come from a single Falco rusticolus isolate bFalRus1 chromosome 8, bFalRus1.pri, whole genome shotgun sequence genomic window:
- the DDX46 gene encoding probable ATP-dependent RNA helicase DDX46 → MGRESRHYRKRSASRGRSGSRSRSRSPSDKRGKRGEDRRSRSRDRERRRERSRSRDKRRSRSRDRKRQRRSRSRERERSRERRRSRSRERRRSRSRSRGRRSRSSSPSKNRKTENRSRSKEKTEGVEVSKEKKKDKDDKEEEKDKDATTNTVATENFDQNKLEEEMRKRKERVEKWREEQRKKAMENIGELKKEIEEMKQGKKWSLEDDDDDEEETAEGEKEGNEVEDEELDPLDAYMEEVKEEVKKFNMRSVKGGGGSEKKSGPTVTKVVTVVTTKKAAAESEKKKGELMENDQDAMEYSSEEEEVDLQTALTGYQTKQRKLLEPVDHGKIEYEPFRKNFYVEVPELAKMTQEEVNVYRLELEGITVKGKGCPKPIKTWVQCGISMKILTALKKHGYEKPTPIQTQAIPAIMNGRDLIGIAKTGSGKTIAFLLPMFRHIMDQRALEEGEGPIAVIMTPTRELALQITKECKKFSKTLGLRVVCVYGGTGISEQIAELKRGAEIIVCTPGRMIDMLAANNGRVTNLRRVTYVVLDEADRMFDMGFEPQVMRIVDNVRPDRQTVMFSATFPRAMEALARRILSKPIEVQVGGRSVVCSDVEQHVIVIEEENKFLKLLELLGHYQEKGSVIIFVDKQEHADGLLKDLMRASYPCLSLHGGIDQYDRDSIINDFKNGICKLLVATSVAARGLDVKQLMLVVNYSCPNHYEDYVHRAGRTGRAGNKGYAYTFITEDQARYAGDIIKALELSGNPIPTDLEKLWADFKDQQKAEGKLIKKSSGFSGKGFKFDETEQALANERKKLQKAALGLQDSDDEDTAVDIDEQIESMFNSKKRVKDMAAPGTSNAPTPSAGNAEKLEIAKRLALRINAQKNLGAEAQVLVPFHFKDVMQQATNAILRGGTIQAPTVSAKTIAEQLAEKINAKLNYVPIEKQEEEKQDGGQNESFKRYEEELEINDFPQTARWKVTSKEALQRISEYSEAAITIRGTYFPPGKEPKEGERKIYLAIESANELAVQKAKAEITRLIKEELIRLQNSYQPTNKGRYKVL, encoded by the exons atgggcagggagtCCAG ACATTATCGGAAGCGCTCTGCATCACGTGGACGCTCTGGTAGCCGTTCCAGAAGTCGTTCTCCATCTGACAAAAGAGGAAAACGTGGAGAAGACAGACGCTCCAGAAGCAGGGATCGAGAACGTAGACGTGAGAGGTCACGCAGCAGGGACAAGAGGAGGTCTCGGTCGCGTGACAGAAAGCGTCAAAG ACGTTCAAGAAGTAGAGAAAGGGAACGGAGCCGAGAGAGAAGGAGATCCCGGAGCCGGGAGAGAAGGCGCTCTAGAAGCAGAAGTAGAGGCAGACGGTCTCGATCCTCCAGTCCAagcaagaacaggaaaacagaaaacag ATCAAGATctaaagaaaagacagaaggtGTGGaagtttccaaagaaaagaaaaaagacaaagatgacaaagaagaagagaaggatAAAGATGCTACCACAAATACTGTGGCCACTGAG AATTTTGATCAGAACAAACtagaggaagaaatgagaaaacgAAAAGAAAGAGTGGAGAAGTGGAGGGAAGAGCAACGCAAGAAAGCTATGGAAAACATAggagaactgaaaaaagaaattgaagagatgaaacaggggaaaaaatggagtTTAGAAGATGATGATG ATGATGAAGAGGAAactgcagaaggagaaaaagaaggcaaTGAGGTTGAAGATGAAGAGTTAGATCCTTTGGATGCTTATATGGAAGAAGTAAAAGAAGAGGTGAAGAAGTTCAATATGAGAAGTGTGAAAGGTGGAGGTGGGAGTGAAAAG AAATCTGGGCCAACTGTTACCAAGGTAGTAACCGTGGTGACAACCaaaaaggcagctgcagagtcagaaaagaagaaaggggagCTCATGGAGAATGACCAAGATGCAATGGAG TATTCTTCAGAAGAGGAGGAAGTTGATCTTCAGACTGCCCTGACTGGCTATCAGACCAAGCAGAGAAAGCTGCTGGAACCAGTGGATCACGGAAAAATAGAATATGAACCTTTCCGGAAAAACTTCTATGTTGAAGTACCAGAACTGGCTAAAATGACCCAAGAAG AGGTGAACGTATACAGGCTGGAGTTGGAGGGAATTACAGTCAAGGGAAAAGGCTGCCCCAAACCAATAAAAACCTGGGTACAGTGTGGTATTTCCATGAAGATTCTCACCGCCCTCAAAAA aCATGGCTATGAAAAACCTACTCCCATTCAAACCCAGGCTATCCCGGCAATTATGAATGGACGTGATTTGATTGGCATTGCTAAAACAGGAAGCGGAAAAACTATTGCATTTCTGTTGCCTATGTTCAGACACATTATGGATCAGAGGGCGTTAGAAGAAGGAGAAGGTCCCATAG ctgtcatTATGACACCTACTCGTGAGTTGGCTTTGCAGATTACCAAGGAGTGTAAGAAATTCTCAAAGACACTTGGACTTCGAGTTGTCTGTGTTTATGGAGGAACAGGAATCAGTGAACAG atagCTGAACTCAAAAGAGGTGCTGAAATTATTGTTTGCACACCTGGACGTATGATTGACATGTTAGCAGCAAACAATG GTCGGGTGACGAATCTCCGCAGAGTCACATATGTTGTACTTGATGAAGCAGACAGAATGTTTGACATGGGTTTTGAGCCTCAG GTTATGCGCATTGTAGACAACGTCAGGCCTGATCGTCAGACTGTCATGTTCTCTGCTACTTTTCCCAGAGCTATGGAGGCACTAGCTCGGAGAATTCTAAGTAAACCCATAGAAGTGCAGGTCGGAGGCAGAAGCGTTGTCTGTTCTGATGTGGAGCAACATGTT aTTGTCATAGAAGAGGAGAACAAGTTTTTGAAGTTACTGGAGCTACTTGGACACTATCAGGAGAAAGGATCAGTTATCATATTTGTAGATAAACAAGAACACGCTGATGGGTTGTTGAAAGATTTAATGAGAGCCTCTTACCCTTGCTTGTCTCTTCATGGAG GTATTGATCAGTATGACAGGGACAGCATAATTAATGATTTCAAGAATGGGATTTGCAAGCTTCTGGTGGCCACCTCTGTAGCAGCAAGGGGCTTGGATGTAAAACAACTGATGCTGGTGGTCAATTATAGCTGTCCCAACCATTATGAAGATTATGTGCACCGAGCAGGCCGAACTGGACGAGCCGGCAATAAA GGGTATGCATATACATTCATTACTGAGGATCAGGCACGGTATGCTGGTGATATCATTAAGGCTTTGGAATTGTCGGGGAATCCAATTCCTACTGATTTAGAGAAGCTCTGGGCTGACTTCAAAGACCAACAGAAGGCT gagggaaagttgattaaaaaaagcagtggaTTCTCTGGCAAAGGTTTTAAATTTGATGAAACAGAACAGGCTTTGgctaatgaaagaaagaagctaCAAAAAGCAGCTCTTGGCTTGCAGGATTCGGATGATGAAGATACAGCTGTTGAT atTGATGAACAAATTGAAAGCATGtttaattcaaagaaaagagtaaaagaCATGGCAGCACCAGGAACGTCGAATGCTCCTACACCGTCAGCTGGGAATgcagaaaaactggaaattgCTAAAAGATTGGCTTTGAGAATCAATGCCCAGAAGAATCTTGGAGCAGAGGCACAAGTATTGGTCCCCTTCCACTTTAAG gatGTGATGCAGCAGGCTACAAATGCTATCCTGAGAGGAGGCACAATTCAAGCACCTACTGTATCTGCCAAGACCATTGCAGAGCAACTGGCTGAAAAAATCAATGCTAAGCTCAATTATGTGCCCATAgagaaacaggaggaagagaaacaggatGGAGGACAAAATGAATCCTTTAAGAGATATGAAGAAGAATTAGAGATCAATGACTTCCCACAG ACTGCCAGATGGAAAGTTACCTCCAAAGAAGCGCTACAGAGAATCAGTGAATATTCTGAAGCTGCTATTACAATCAGAGGAACTTATTTCCCTCCAGGCAAAGAACCCAAGGAAGGAGAACGAAAGATTTATTTGGCTATAGAAA gtgCCAATGAACTGgctgtgcagaaagcaaaagcagaaatcacACGACTTATAAAAGAGGAGCTCATCAGATTG CAAAATTCTtaccaaccaaccaacaaagGAAGATACAAAGTTCTATGA